One Helicobacter pylori NQ4053 genomic region harbors:
- the gmhA gene encoding D-sedoheptulose 7-phosphate isomerase — protein sequence MIDDLIQKEFLAHKEALEKSLESLQEALKQSVYLLIETLENQGKILICGNGGSASDAQHFAAELTGRYKLERKGLSAISLSTDTSALTAIANDYGYEEVFARQVEALGVKNDVLIGISTSGNSKNVLKAYEKAKDLGVKTLSLAGRDGGKMKPLSDMALIVPSDDTPRIQEMHILMIHILCDCIERHFAHKNYP from the coding sequence GTGATTGATGATTTGATTCAAAAAGAATTTTTAGCCCATAAGGAAGCGTTAGAAAAAAGTTTAGAAAGTTTGCAAGAAGCGTTAAAACAAAGCGTTTATCTTTTGATAGAAACCTTAGAAAATCAAGGGAAAATCCTTATTTGCGGTAATGGGGGGAGCGCGAGCGATGCGCAACATTTTGCCGCTGAATTGACTGGGCGCTATAAACTAGAAAGGAAAGGCTTGAGTGCGATAAGTTTAAGCACGGATACCTCAGCTCTCACCGCCATTGCGAACGATTATGGTTATGAAGAAGTGTTTGCCAGACAAGTGGAAGCACTAGGGGTAAAAAACGATGTTTTGATAGGGATTTCTACAAGCGGTAATTCCAAAAATGTCCTAAAAGCTTATGAAAAAGCCAAAGATTTAGGGGTAAAAACGCTTAGTTTAGCGGGGCGTGATGGGGGGAAAATGAAGCCTTTAAGCGATATGGCTTTGATTGTCCCTAGCGATGATACCCCACGAATCCAAGAAATGCATATTCTTATGATCCACATCTTATGCGATTGCATTGAAAGGCATTTCGCTCATAAAAATTATCCCTAA
- the rfaE1 gene encoding D-glycero-beta-D-manno-heptose-7-phosphate kinase, which yields MKKILVVGDLIADYYLWGKSERLSPEAPVPVLEVKKESKNLGGAANVANNLISLKAKVFLCGVVGDDLEGEHFISTLKTRGIDASGVLIDKTRCTTLKTRIIAQNQQIARVDKEIKDPLNADLRKKLLDFFTEKIQEIDGVILSDYNKGVLDFELTQKMIALANQHHKLILCDPKGKDYNKYSHASLITPNRAELEHALHLKLDSHANLSKALQILKETYQIAMPLVTLSEQGIAFLEKNELVNCPTIAKEVYDVTGAGDTVIASLTLSLLESKSLKEACEFANAAAAVVVGKMGSALASLEEIALILNQMHPKILPLEKLLETLDQQKIVFTNGCFDLLHKGHASYLQKAKALGDILIVGLNSDASIKRLKGDKRPIVSEKDRAFLLASLSCVDYVVVFEEDTPIKLIQALKPDILVKGADYLNKEVIGSEFAKETHLMEFEEGYSTSAIIEKIKRTCSD from the coding sequence ATGAAAAAAATCCTAGTCGTAGGCGATCTGATCGCTGATTATTATTTGTGGGGGAAGAGCGAACGCCTTTCTCCTGAAGCCCCTGTGCCTGTTTTAGAAGTCAAAAAAGAGAGCAAGAATTTAGGCGGAGCGGCCAATGTGGCTAATAATCTTATCTCTTTAAAAGCTAAAGTCTTTTTATGTGGGGTAGTGGGCGATGATTTAGAGGGCGAGCATTTCATTAGCACTTTAAAAACAAGAGGGATTGACGCTTCAGGCGTCTTAATAGATAAAACCCGTTGCACCACGCTTAAGACGCGCATCATCGCGCAAAACCAGCAAATCGCGCGCGTGGATAAGGAAATCAAAGACCCCTTAAACGCTGATTTAAGAAAAAAACTTTTAGATTTTTTCACAGAAAAAATCCAAGAAATAGACGGCGTGATCCTTTCAGATTACAATAAGGGCGTGTTGGATTTTGAACTCACTCAAAAAATGATCGCTCTAGCCAACCAACACCACAAGCTCATTTTATGCGACCCTAAAGGAAAGGATTATAACAAATATTCCCATGCGAGTTTGATCACGCCTAATCGCGCTGAATTAGAGCATGCGCTCCATTTGAAGTTAGACAGCCATGCGAATTTATCAAAAGCGCTCCAAATTTTAAAAGAAACTTATCAAATCGCTATGCCTTTAGTAACTTTGAGCGAACAAGGCATCGCTTTTTTAGAAAAAAACGAGTTAGTCAATTGCCCCACTATCGCTAAAGAAGTTTATGATGTAACGGGGGCAGGCGATACGGTGATAGCGTCTTTAACGCTTTCCTTGTTAGAATCAAAGAGCCTAAAAGAAGCTTGCGAGTTTGCTAATGCGGCTGCGGCGGTGGTGGTGGGTAAAATGGGGAGCGCGTTAGCGAGTTTAGAAGAAATCGCTTTGATTTTGAACCAAATGCACCCTAAAATCCTCCCTTTAGAAAAGCTGTTAGAAACTTTAGATCAGCAAAAAATCGTTTTCACCAATGGCTGTTTTGATCTCCTCCATAAAGGGCATGCGAGTTATTTGCAAAAGGCTAAAGCTTTAGGGGATATTCTCATTGTGGGGTTAAATAGCGACGCTTCCATCAAAAGGCTTAAGGGGGATAAACGCCCCATAGTGAGCGAAAAAGACAGAGCGTTTCTTTTAGCGAGTTTGTCTTGCGTGGATTATGTTGTGGTGTTTGAAGAAGACACGCCAATCAAATTAATTCAAGCCCTAAAGCCTGATATTTTAGTCAAGGGAGCGGACTATCTCAATAAAGAAGTCATAGGGAGCGAGTTTGCTAAAGAAACCCATTTGATGGAGTTTGAAGAAGGTTATTCCACAAGCGCTATCATAGAAAAAATTAAAAGGACATGCAGTGATTGA